In the Dioscorea cayenensis subsp. rotundata cultivar TDr96_F1 chromosome 12, TDr96_F1_v2_PseudoChromosome.rev07_lg8_w22 25.fasta, whole genome shotgun sequence genome, one interval contains:
- the LOC120273019 gene encoding dentin sialophosphoprotein-like isoform X1 → MEAFGGSEHSGASVGKKRRSIPSRGRRSDYQILLEGTKCLPHLSAPSSEDASKISLESSLGDDPSLNNSSQRMISINKINGTGSSKKFKKSEGRSGDVGGFYRNGSTRAGHSGNNEPRRNGSDLKRCSEGVLAPANWKSTSNTREKLELQAMVSEASISKNGDGYSLDHSVGGSSGSGENKPRKLKFKVGGLLGSTHTKSNTDNAFTKSSHPLNVSWHGQKHMLQDNSDDGQFHIEQSNCMQGREWKDLGEHHPHGTEENTRVKLVGKSSSSTQMDKVHSTNSSDPTTRKSKRVTRRRAVEDTFDDSDEDDEIRYLERLKSSKIVKVDAVDYGHEGNKLKKKKVSESSKNKVSSYDFDEEYVSQSVKDGERRRKTAKESSDIAYVEEDEPGSDASLDPKEMKREGSADTVGDGRVGALTTRQRALQSSKDGNTGESLIEFPNGLPPAPRRKQKEKLSEVELQAKKAEAAQRRRMQVEKANRELEAAVINKILGKDPNKKKKEEEKLKEMQEEASSMLPLAPSTIRWAIGPTGTTVTFADDVGLPNIFESKPCSYPLPREKCAGPSCTNAYKYRDSKTNLPLCSLRCYRAVQKIPQTGTSC, encoded by the exons ATGGAAGCCTTTGGAGGTTCTGAGCACAGTGGTGCGAGTGTGGGGAAGAAACGGAGGAGTATTCCTTCAAGAGGACGGCGTTCAGATTACCAGATACTGTTGGAGGGTACAAAGTGCTTGCCTCATTTATCTGCTCCATCTTCTGAGGATGCAAGCAAGATTTCTCTTGAAAGTAGCTTGGGTGATGATCCTAGTTTAAACAACTCTTCACAAAGaatgatttcaattaataaaatcaatggcACAGGTTCATCAAAAAAGTTCAAGAAGAGTGAGGGGAGGTCTGGAGATGTTGGTGGGTTTTACAGAAATGGTAGTACGAGAGCTGGTCATTCTGGAAATAATGAACCACGGCGTAATGGGTCTGATTTGAAGCGATGCAGTGAAGGTGTCCTTGCTCCGGCTAATTGGAAATCCACTAGTAACACCAGAGAGAAACTTGAACTACAGGCAATGGTATCTGAGGCTTCTATCTCCAAGAACGGTGATGGTTATTCTTTAGATCATTCagttggtggctcaagtggatCAGGTGAAAATAAACCAAGGAAGTTAAAGTTCAAAGTTGGTGGACTTCTGGGGTCTACACATACAAAATCAAATACAGACAATGCTTTTACAAAATCTTCACATCCTTTGAATGTCTCATGGCATGGACAAAAGCATATGCTCCAG GACAACTCAGATGATGGTCAATTTCACATTGAAcaaagtaattgcatgcaagGGAGAGAGTGGAAGGATTTGGGAGAACATCATCCTCATGGAACAGAGGAAAATACAAGGGTTAAATTAGTCGGAAAaagttcatcatcaacacaAATGGATAAAGTACATAGCACGAACTCTTCTGACCCTACTACCCGTAAGAGCAAGAGGGTTACTAGGAGGCGGGCTGTAGAGGACACATTTGATGAtagtgatgaagatgatgagatcCGTTATCTGGAGAGACTGAAATCTTCCAAGATTGTAAAAGTTGATGCTGTTGATTATGGACATGAAGggaacaaattaaagaaaaagaaagtttcagAATCATCCAAGAATAAGGTTAGTAGTTACGATTTTGATGAGGAATATGTATCACAGTCAGTTAAGGATGGTGAACGACGGAGAAAAACAGCGAAGGAATCCAGTGATATTGCCTATGTGGAAGAGGATGAACCTGGGTCTGATGCCAGTCTGGATCCAAAGGAGATGAAACGAGAAGGATCTGCTGATACAGTAGGTGATGGTAGGGTAGGAGCTCTTACCACACGTCAGCGAGCTCTCCAATCAAGTAAAGATGGAAATACTGGCGAAAGTTTGATTGAGTTCCCAAATGGGCTGCCTCCTGCTCCCCGAAGAA AGCAAAAGGAAAAGCTTTCTGAAGTTGAGCTTCAGGCAAAGAAAGCTGAAGCTGCTCAGAGACGCAGGATGCAAGTAGAGAAAGCCAACAGAGAATTGGAG GCTGCAGTAATTAATAAGATCTTGGGGAAGgatccaaacaagaagaaaaaagaggaagaaaagctTAAGGAGATGCAG GAGGAAGCTTCTAGTATGCTGCCATTGGCTCCTAGCACAATTAGATGGGCCATTGGACCAACTGGAACTACTGTTACATTTGCGGATGATGTTGGCTTGCcaaatatatttgaatccaaaccatGCAG TTATCCTCTGCCACGAGAAAAATGTGCTGGTCCTTCATGTACTAATGCTTACAAATACCGAGATTCCAAAACAAATCTTCCCCTTTGTAGCCTACGATGCTATAGAGCTGTCCAAAAAATTCCTCAGACAGGAACATCATGTTGA
- the LOC120273019 gene encoding uncharacterized protein LOC120273019 isoform X2: MEAFGGSEHSGASVGKKRRSIPSRGRRSDYQILLEGTKCLPHLSAPSSEDASKISLESSLGSSKKFKKSEGRSGDVGGFYRNGSTRAGHSGNNEPRRNGSDLKRCSEGVLAPANWKSTSNTREKLELQAMVSEASISKNGDGYSLDHSVGGSSGSGENKPRKLKFKVGGLLGSTHTKSNTDNAFTKSSHPLNVSWHGQKHMLQDNSDDGQFHIEQSNCMQGREWKDLGEHHPHGTEENTRVKLVGKSSSSTQMDKVHSTNSSDPTTRKSKRVTRRRAVEDTFDDSDEDDEIRYLERLKSSKIVKVDAVDYGHEGNKLKKKKVSESSKNKVSSYDFDEEYVSQSVKDGERRRKTAKESSDIAYVEEDEPGSDASLDPKEMKREGSADTVGDGRVGALTTRQRALQSSKDGNTGESLIEFPNGLPPAPRRKQKEKLSEVELQAKKAEAAQRRRMQVEKANRELEAAVINKILGKDPNKKKKEEEKLKEMQEEASSMLPLAPSTIRWAIGPTGTTVTFADDVGLPNIFESKPCSYPLPREKCAGPSCTNAYKYRDSKTNLPLCSLRCYRAVQKIPQTGTSC, encoded by the exons ATGGAAGCCTTTGGAGGTTCTGAGCACAGTGGTGCGAGTGTGGGGAAGAAACGGAGGAGTATTCCTTCAAGAGGACGGCGTTCAGATTACCAGATACTGTTGGAGGGTACAAAGTGCTTGCCTCATTTATCTGCTCCATCTTCTGAGGATGCAAGCAAGATTTCTCTTGAAAGTAGCTTGG GTTCATCAAAAAAGTTCAAGAAGAGTGAGGGGAGGTCTGGAGATGTTGGTGGGTTTTACAGAAATGGTAGTACGAGAGCTGGTCATTCTGGAAATAATGAACCACGGCGTAATGGGTCTGATTTGAAGCGATGCAGTGAAGGTGTCCTTGCTCCGGCTAATTGGAAATCCACTAGTAACACCAGAGAGAAACTTGAACTACAGGCAATGGTATCTGAGGCTTCTATCTCCAAGAACGGTGATGGTTATTCTTTAGATCATTCagttggtggctcaagtggatCAGGTGAAAATAAACCAAGGAAGTTAAAGTTCAAAGTTGGTGGACTTCTGGGGTCTACACATACAAAATCAAATACAGACAATGCTTTTACAAAATCTTCACATCCTTTGAATGTCTCATGGCATGGACAAAAGCATATGCTCCAG GACAACTCAGATGATGGTCAATTTCACATTGAAcaaagtaattgcatgcaagGGAGAGAGTGGAAGGATTTGGGAGAACATCATCCTCATGGAACAGAGGAAAATACAAGGGTTAAATTAGTCGGAAAaagttcatcatcaacacaAATGGATAAAGTACATAGCACGAACTCTTCTGACCCTACTACCCGTAAGAGCAAGAGGGTTACTAGGAGGCGGGCTGTAGAGGACACATTTGATGAtagtgatgaagatgatgagatcCGTTATCTGGAGAGACTGAAATCTTCCAAGATTGTAAAAGTTGATGCTGTTGATTATGGACATGAAGggaacaaattaaagaaaaagaaagtttcagAATCATCCAAGAATAAGGTTAGTAGTTACGATTTTGATGAGGAATATGTATCACAGTCAGTTAAGGATGGTGAACGACGGAGAAAAACAGCGAAGGAATCCAGTGATATTGCCTATGTGGAAGAGGATGAACCTGGGTCTGATGCCAGTCTGGATCCAAAGGAGATGAAACGAGAAGGATCTGCTGATACAGTAGGTGATGGTAGGGTAGGAGCTCTTACCACACGTCAGCGAGCTCTCCAATCAAGTAAAGATGGAAATACTGGCGAAAGTTTGATTGAGTTCCCAAATGGGCTGCCTCCTGCTCCCCGAAGAA AGCAAAAGGAAAAGCTTTCTGAAGTTGAGCTTCAGGCAAAGAAAGCTGAAGCTGCTCAGAGACGCAGGATGCAAGTAGAGAAAGCCAACAGAGAATTGGAG GCTGCAGTAATTAATAAGATCTTGGGGAAGgatccaaacaagaagaaaaaagaggaagaaaagctTAAGGAGATGCAG GAGGAAGCTTCTAGTATGCTGCCATTGGCTCCTAGCACAATTAGATGGGCCATTGGACCAACTGGAACTACTGTTACATTTGCGGATGATGTTGGCTTGCcaaatatatttgaatccaaaccatGCAG TTATCCTCTGCCACGAGAAAAATGTGCTGGTCCTTCATGTACTAATGCTTACAAATACCGAGATTCCAAAACAAATCTTCCCCTTTGTAGCCTACGATGCTATAGAGCTGTCCAAAAAATTCCTCAGACAGGAACATCATGTTGA
- the LOC120273722 gene encoding probable WRKY transcription factor 69 — protein sequence MESPTSAKERMIEAPSSKRRKVVQKVVVTVRVETKAGKQKSEGPPSDFWSWRKYGQKPIKGSPYPRGYYRCSTSKGCSAKKQVEKCKTDASMLIITYTSNHNHPGPDLLSIQPQTKVNSKCKEEEDDEEEEEEEIVKNEKKSTEENDFFDELEELPICSSLRSSFFDDKSLLQLS from the exons ATGGAAAGTCCTACAAGTGCAAAAGAAAGGATGATAGAAGCTCCATCATCAAAGAGAAG GAAGGTTGTTCAGAAGGTTGTTGTCACAGTAAGGGTTGAAACTAAAGCAGGGAAACAGAAGAGTGAAGGTCCACCTTCTGATTTTTGGTCTTGGAGAAAGTATGGACAAAAACCCATTAAAGGCTCTCCTTATCCAAG GGGATATTATAGATGTAGCACTTCAAAGGGATGTTCAGCAAAGAAACAAGTAGAGAAGTGCAAGACTGATGCATCAATGCTTATAATCACTTATACATCAAATCACAATCATCCAGGGCCTGACCTTCTATCAATCCAACCACAAACAAAAGTGAATTCCAAatgtaaagaagaagaagatgatgaagaagaagaagaagaagaaatagtgaagaatgagaagaaaagtACAGAGGAAAATGACTTCTTTGATGAACTTGAGGAGTTGCCAATTTGCTCATCTTTGAGGAGTAGTTTCTTTGATGATAAAAGCCTTTTGCAACTTTCCTAG